In one Haloplanus salinus genomic region, the following are encoded:
- the purE gene encoding 5-(carboxyamino)imidazole ribonucleotide mutase: MTDDIDDLIDELRAQADTDRPTEGTPEVGIVMGSDSDLDTMAGAYDALRELGFAEQTDYDDPPEARFTFESYVVSAHRTPDLMYAYGETAADRGLDVIIAGAGGKSADLPNMTASIAYPLPVIGVPVQEKSVDSVIGMPTGAPIVAVDAGKSYNAALSAVQILAREHGELVERLAAEHDDLRTTVADVSRALHDLGIDGFREREE; encoded by the coding sequence ATGACCGACGACATCGACGACCTGATCGACGAGCTGCGCGCACAGGCCGACACGGACCGACCGACCGAGGGGACGCCCGAGGTGGGCATCGTCATGGGTTCGGACTCCGATCTCGACACCATGGCGGGGGCGTACGACGCCCTCCGCGAACTCGGCTTCGCCGAGCAGACCGACTACGACGACCCGCCCGAGGCCCGCTTCACCTTCGAGAGCTACGTCGTCTCTGCTCACCGGACGCCGGACCTGATGTACGCGTACGGCGAGACGGCGGCCGACCGCGGACTGGACGTGATAATTGCGGGCGCGGGCGGGAAGTCCGCGGACCTGCCGAACATGACCGCCTCCATCGCGTACCCGCTCCCGGTGATCGGGGTTCCGGTTCAAGAGAAGTCCGTGGACTCCGTTATCGGGATGCCGACCGGCGCCCCCATCGTCGCCGTCGACGCGGGGAAGTCGTACAACGCGGCGCTGTCGGCGGTCCAGATCCTGGCGCGGGAACACGGGGAACTGGTCGAGCGACTGGCGGCCGAACACGACGACCTGCGGACGACCGTCGCGGACGTGTCGCGGGCGCTACACGATCTGGGCATCGACGGCTTCCGCGAGCGGGAGGAGTGA
- a CDS encoding NADH-quinone oxidoreductase subunit A, which translates to MNQWIAIGALGLVGVGIPIGMMVVSALLRPTITEQGKTVIYESGEVPTGTAHVQFNIQYYMVALLFVVFDVETVLIFPWTLIYRPALEGGATLAQVLVPMLVFIGVLAIALVWAWRNGAVEWVKSPRASRRKTERQS; encoded by the coding sequence ATGAATCAGTGGATAGCAATCGGTGCGCTCGGCCTGGTCGGCGTCGGCATCCCCATCGGCATGATGGTAGTGTCCGCGCTCCTCCGGCCGACCATCACCGAACAGGGAAAGACCGTCATCTACGAGAGTGGTGAGGTCCCGACGGGGACGGCGCACGTCCAGTTCAACATCCAGTACTACATGGTCGCGCTGCTGTTCGTCGTCTTCGACGTCGAAACCGTCCTGATCTTCCCGTGGACGTTGATCTATCGGCCGGCACTGGAGGGAGGGGCGACCCTCGCCCAGGTGCTCGTGCCGATGCTGGTGTTCATCGGGGTCCTTGCCATCGCCCTCGTCTGGGCTTGGCGGAACGGAGCGGTCGAGTGGGTCAAGAGTCCGCGTGCGAGCCGCCGTAAAACGGAGCGTCAATCATGA